The following are encoded in a window of Harmonia axyridis chromosome 7, icHarAxyr1.1, whole genome shotgun sequence genomic DNA:
- the LOC123685265 gene encoding DNA replication licensing factor Mcm6 → MDVQGIQTVHRVQRDEVGIRCQKLFQDFLEEFREDNEIKYLEPARELLNQERSTIEVSFEDVEKYNQNLATTCIEEYFRIYPYLCQAVSNFVKDRCDLKKDKECYVSFIDVPTRHKVRELKTEKIGTLIRISGQVIRTHPVHPELISGTFVCLDCQTAIKNVEQQFKFTNPTICRNPVCMNRRRFMLDIDKSLFIDFQKVRIQETQAELPRGSIPRSVEVILRAENVETVQAGDRYDFTGTLIVVPDVGKISLPGAKAQINSRHKSGDDSEGVRGLKALGVRDLHYRMAFLACSVQPTNPKFGGIEMPMDEITPEIMKQQMTDGEWKHMYEMSHDKNLYSNLINSLFPSIHGNDEVKRGILLMLFGGVSKTTIEGTTLRGDINCCIVGDPSTAKSQFLKQVSEFSPRAVYTSGKASSAAGLTAAVVRDEETSDFVIEAGALMLADNGVCCIDEFDKMDLRDQVAIHEAMEQQTISIAKAGVRATLNARTSILAAANPIGGRYDRAKSLQQNIALSAPIMSRFDLFFILIDECNEVTDYAVARKIVDLHSNIEDNIDRVYTRQDVLQYISFARKFKPVISKEAGELLVRHYNHLRLRDTTSTGKSTWRITVRQLESMIRLAEAMARMEISDEVSPKHVKEAYRLLNKSIIRVEQPDIHLDKDDTTMVGEEMETEEPETQSDTPAVQKRKLVLSFEEYKTLSNMIVIHMRREEARSEEESSEGMRRSGLIDWYLNSVIDQIETEDELIEKKQLIEKVIDRLIYHDNVIIELSKVGLKGSEEEQEEDDPLLVVHPSYIID, encoded by the exons ATGGATGTTCAAGGAATTCAAACAGTTCACAGGGTACAAAGAGATGAAGTTGGAATAAGATGTCAAAAACTCTTCCAAGATTTTCTAGAAGA gtTCAGAGAagacaatgaaataaaataccTTGAACCTGCTAGAGAACTTTTAAACCAAGAAAGAAGTACGATAGAGGTTAGTTTTGAAGATGTAGAGAAATACAATCAAAACTTAGCCACCACTTGTATAGAAGAATATTTCCGCATATATCCTTACCTCTGCCAAGCAGTATCTAATTTTGTTAAAGATAGGTGTGACCTCAAGAAAGATAAAGAATGCTATGTTAGTTTCATAGATGTTCCCACTCGACATAAAGTACGAGAGCTAAAAACTGAGAAAATCGGAACTCTTATCAGAATATCTGGTCAAGTCATCAGaacccaccctgtacatcctGAATTAATTTCAG gtaCTTTTGTATGTTTGGACTGTCAAACTGCTATTAAAAATGTCGAGCAACAATTTAAATTCACCAATCCCACTATCTGTCGAAACCCTGTATGTATGAATCGAAGACGCTTCATGCTGGACATAGACAAATCGCTctttatcgattttcaaaaaGTCAGGATTCAGGAAACCCAAGCTGAACTGCCCAGGGGTTCTATCCCTAGAAGTGTCGAAGTTATATTAAGAGCAGAGAATGTGGAAACCGTTCAAGCGGGAGATCGGTATGATTTCACTGGTACCCTTATTGTCGTCCCTGATGTGGGTAAAATTTCACTTCCTGGAGCCAAGGCACAGATAAATTCGAGGCATAAGTCGGGAGATGATAGTGaag GTGTTAGGGGCCTCAAAGCCCTTGGAGTCAGAGATCTCCACTACAGGATGGCCTTCTTGGCCTGCAGCGTTCAACCAACAAATCCAAAGTTTGGAGGCATCGAGATGCCCATGGACGAAATAACACCTGAAATAATGAAGCAACAGATGACAGACGGAGAGTGGAAACACATGTACGAGATGTCCCACGATAAGAATCTGTACAGTAATCTCATAAATAGCCTGTTCCCGAGTATACATGGGAATGATGAGGTCAAAAGAGGGATATTACTTATGTTGTTCGGCGGtgtttcgaaaactacaattgAAGGCACCACTTTGAGAGGAGACATAAATTGTTGTATCGTCGGAGACCCAAGTACAGCCAAATCACAGTTCTTAAAACAG GTGTCCGAGTTTTCCCCTCGAGCAGTCTACACCTCAGGCAAAGCCTCTTCGGCTGCCGGTCTGACAGCAGCCGTTGTAAGAGACGAAGAAACTTCCGACTTCGTCATAGAAGCAGGAGCCCTAATGTTGGCGGACAACGGCGTCTGTTGCATAGATGAATTCGACAAAATGGACCTTCGAGACCAGGTCGCCATCCACGAGGCCATGGAACAGCAAACGATCTCCATAGCGAAAGCCGGAGTTAGGGCAACATTGAACGCTAGAACCTCGATCCTGGCAGCCGCAAACCCCATCGGAGGCAGGTACGACAGGGCCAAGTCCCTCCAACAAAACATAGCCCTATCGGCCCCCATCATGTCCAGGTTCGATCTGTTTTTCATCCTGATCGACGAGTGCAACGAAGTCACGGATTACGCAGTAGCCAGGAAGATCGTAGACTTGCACAGTAACATCGAAGACAACATCGACAGGGTTTACACCAGGCAGGACGTCCTTCAGTACATCTCTTTCGCTAGAAAGTTCAAACCGGTCATAAGCAAGGAAGCTGGGGAGCTACTAGTCCGTCATTACAACCATTTGAGATTAAGAGACACCACAAGCACCGGAAAGTCTACTTGGAGAATCACAGTACGACAGTTGGAAAGCATGATACGTCTGGCCGAAGCCATGGCTAGGATGGAAATATCAGACGAGGTGTCTCCCAAACACGTCAAGGAAGCTTACAGACTCCTAAACAAATCCATAATCAGGGTAGAACAACCCGATATCCACCTCGACAAAGACGACACGACAATGGTGGGCGAAGAGATGGAAACAGAGGAACCGGAAACTCAATCAGACACACCGGCAGTCCAAAAAAGAAAACTGGTGCTCAGTTTCGAAGAGTACAAGACCTTGAGTAACATGATAGTGATACACATGAGAAGGGAGGAAGCCAGGAGTGAAGAGGAAAGTTCCGAAGGAATGAGAAGGAGCGGTTTGATCGATTGGTATTTGAACTCCGTTATAGATCAGATTGAGACCGAAGACGAGTTGATAGAGAAGAAGCAGCTCATAGAGAAAGTGATAGACAGGTTAATTTATCACGATAACGTCATCATCGAGTTGAGCAAGGTTGGTTTGAAGGGATCTGAGGAAGAACAGGAAGAGGATGATCCTCTGCTTGTTGTTCATCCTAGTTATATTATCGATTAA